A stretch of Bombina bombina isolate aBomBom1 chromosome 2, aBomBom1.pri, whole genome shotgun sequence DNA encodes these proteins:
- the LOC128647119 gene encoding olfactory receptor 1509-like yields MIEVNSVTEFIFVGFTFPTSVQHLVFFIFLFLYFLLISGNIIIMLTVKADPRLHSPMYFFLGKLSFIDLCYSSVTVPKMLVDFISERKAISFNGCITQLYFFHFFACAECFLFTAMAYDRYVAICKPLHYSTIMSRKACFWMMVATWAIGFVHSNIQTTLTLGLPFCGPNEINSFFCDIPPLIRLACTDTTMIDAMIVGNSGFVSLGCFLCVLISYIGIASTIFKIKTVEGRSKAFSTCASHLTVVTFFFGPCVFIYMRPSTTFSADKVIIVFYTVIAPMLNPIIYTLRNEEVKTSLKKLWWRRDIFHKVS; encoded by the exons atgattgaggtaaattctg TGACAGAATTTATTTTTGTGGGTTTTACATTCCCCACAAGTGTTCAACACCTGGtatttttcatttttctctttCTCTATTTTTTGTTGATAAGTGGAAACATTATCATCATGCTGACTGTAAAAGCTGATCCTCGCCTCCATTCTCCGATGTATTTTTTCCTGGGAAAGCTTTCCTTCATTGATCTCTGCTACTCATCTGTAACCGTGCCCAAAATGTTGGTAGACTTTATATCTGAACGAAAAGCCATATCATTCAATGGGTGCATCACTCAACTCTATTTCTTCCATTTCTTTGCTTGTGCTGAATGCTTCCTTTTCACGGCCATGGCTTATGATCGTTATGTGGCCATCTGCAAACCATTGCACTATTCCACAATCATGAGCAGAAAGGCCTGTTTTTGGATGATGGTGGCCACATGGGCTATTGGCTTTGTCCACTCCAACATACAGACAACTTTAACATTAGGTTTGCCATTCTGTGGACCTAATGAAATTAACAGTTTCTTTTGTGACATCCCACCACTAATCAGACTGGCATGCACTGACACCACCATGATTGATGCCATGATAGTCGGCAATAGTGGATTTGTATCACTGGGCTGCTTTCTGTGTGTCTTGATTTCTTATATTGGCATTGCCTCTACAATCTTCAAAATTAAAACAGTTGAAGGCAGAAGTAAAGCATTTTCCACTTGTGCCTCTCATCTAACTGTGGTGACTTTTTTCTTTGGGCCTTGTGTTTTCATCTATATGAGGCCCTCCACCACATTCTCAGCTGATAAAGTAATTATAGTATTCTACACAGTCATAGCACCTATGCTTAACCCCATCATCTACACCTTGAGAAATGAAGAAGtcaaaacatccttgaaaaaattgTGGTGGAGGAGAGACATTTTCCATAAAGtttcataa